A genomic stretch from Salarias fasciatus chromosome 10, fSalaFa1.1, whole genome shotgun sequence includes:
- the dynll2b gene encoding dynein, light chain, LC8-type 2b has product MSDKKAVIKNADMSDEMQQDAVDCAMQAMEKYNIEKDIAAYVKKEFDKKYNPTWHCIVGRNFGSYVTHETKHFIYFYLGQVAILLFKSG; this is encoded by the exons ATGTCGGACAAGAAGGCCGTCATCAAGAATGCAGACATGTCTGATGAGATGCAGCAGGATGCAGTGGACTGTGCCATGCAGGCGATGGAGAAGTACAACATCGAGAAGGATATCGCTGCTTATGTGAAAAAG gagtttGACAAGAAGTACAACCCCACATGGCACTGCATCGTCGGGAGGAACTTCGGCAGCTACGTGACGCACGAGACCAAGCATTTCATCTACTTCTACCTGGGTCAAGTGGCTATTCTACTGTTCAAGTCTGGATAA